The Rhineura floridana isolate rRhiFlo1 chromosome 15, rRhiFlo1.hap2, whole genome shotgun sequence genome window below encodes:
- the LOC133370540 gene encoding sushi, nidogen and EGF-like domain-containing protein 1 isoform X2 has translation METLCAFLLLAVGSALTSPVNNPKELLMYPYGTAQGDSKNPKSDDGTSPEVSIALPFTFYGKKYYSLYVNNNGVISFGVNVSQFTPDPFPLDGGSPFVAPYWGDVNNVLGGDVYWRQTQDPAVLSRCTADINKYFPEVPFTAHWAFIATWDRVAYFGTASKKVNTFQAVLTTNEKISLIILNYYDIQWTTGIASGGNARTGLGGIPAQAGFDSGDKKNFYTIPGSRTADVLNIGGTSNVNVPGCWVFQVDEFVIGVTTEKNDCLV, from the exons GGTCAGCACTGACGTCCCCTGTCAATAACCCAAAAG AATTGTTGATGTATCCTTATGGGACAGCACAGGGTGACTCCAAGAACCCCAAGTCCGATGATGGGACATCTCCAGAGGTCTCCATTGCACTGCCCTTCACCTTTTATGGCAAGAAATACTACTCTCTCTAT GTCAACAACAATGGGGTGATCTCCTTTGGTGTGAATGTCTCCCAGTTCACGCCTGATCCTTTCCCCTTGGATGGTGGATCACCCTTTGTCGCCCCCTATTGGGGAGATGTCAACAATGTTCTAGGTGGGGATGTCTATTGGAGACAGACTCAAGACCCAGCAGTGCTTAGTCGCTGCACCGCAGATATCAACAAGTACTTTCCAGAGGTCCCTTTCACAGCTCACTGGGCCTTCATTGCTACCTGGGACCGAGTAGCCTACTTTGGAACTGCTTCAAAAAAG GTCAACACTTTCCAAGCTGTCTTGACCACCAATGAGAAAATATCTTTAATCATTTTGAATTATTACGACATTCAGTGGACGACTGGGATAGCCAGCGGTGGGAATGCCAGGACGGGTCTTGGAGGAATTCCTGCACAG gCTGGATTTGACAGTGGAGACAAGAAAAACTTTTACACCATCCCAGGTTCCCGCACCGCTGATGTGCTCAATATTGGGGGAACCAGCAATGTGAATGTCCCTGGGTGCTGGGTGTTCCAAGTGGATGAATTTGTGATCGGAGTCACCACGGAGAAAAATGATTGCTTGGT ATGA
- the LOC133370540 gene encoding sushi, nidogen and EGF-like domain-containing protein 1 isoform X1, translating to METLCAFLLLAVGSALTSPVNNPKELLMYPYGTAQGDSKNPKSDDGTSPEVSIALPFTFYGKKYYSLYVNNNGVISFGVNVSQFTPDPFPLDGGSPFVAPYWGDVNNVLGGDVYWRQTQDPAVLSRCTADINKYFPEVPFTAHWAFIATWDRVAYFGTASKKVNTFQAVLTTNEKISLIILNYYDIQWTTGIASGGNARTGLGGIPAQAGFDSGDKKNFYTIPGSRTADVLNIGGTSNVNVPGCWVFQVDEFVIGVTTEKNDCLVR from the exons GGTCAGCACTGACGTCCCCTGTCAATAACCCAAAAG AATTGTTGATGTATCCTTATGGGACAGCACAGGGTGACTCCAAGAACCCCAAGTCCGATGATGGGACATCTCCAGAGGTCTCCATTGCACTGCCCTTCACCTTTTATGGCAAGAAATACTACTCTCTCTAT GTCAACAACAATGGGGTGATCTCCTTTGGTGTGAATGTCTCCCAGTTCACGCCTGATCCTTTCCCCTTGGATGGTGGATCACCCTTTGTCGCCCCCTATTGGGGAGATGTCAACAATGTTCTAGGTGGGGATGTCTATTGGAGACAGACTCAAGACCCAGCAGTGCTTAGTCGCTGCACCGCAGATATCAACAAGTACTTTCCAGAGGTCCCTTTCACAGCTCACTGGGCCTTCATTGCTACCTGGGACCGAGTAGCCTACTTTGGAACTGCTTCAAAAAAG GTCAACACTTTCCAAGCTGTCTTGACCACCAATGAGAAAATATCTTTAATCATTTTGAATTATTACGACATTCAGTGGACGACTGGGATAGCCAGCGGTGGGAATGCCAGGACGGGTCTTGGAGGAATTCCTGCACAG gCTGGATTTGACAGTGGAGACAAGAAAAACTTTTACACCATCCCAGGTTCCCGCACCGCTGATGTGCTCAATATTGGGGGAACCAGCAATGTGAATGTCCCTGGGTGCTGGGTGTTCCAAGTGGATGAATTTGTGATCGGAGTCACCACGGAGAAAAATGATTGCTTGGT TAGATGA
- the LOC133370541 gene encoding membrane-spanning 4-domains subfamily A member 15-like isoform X1 has translation MMDSSPIVPPPSQSFSRSELDASSVPKAVKKFYRGQPLALGITQILIGMMQIAFGIPISIAAVYRIDYFAVMVPYWTGILYIISGSLSVAAARNPKMPIVKGMLGMNVVSTVAAGIGIIFLSFAVDHFYYNVQWEDITLGTMAIFLVFNILEFCITISTAAFGCKTVCPDTYTETVVVVYQNVTPGNAVSLPAAVKDPEYP, from the exons ATGATGGATTCAAGTCCCATCGTGCCCCCACCATCCCAGTCCTTCTCGAGGTCTGAGTTGGATGCTTCTTCTGTGCCAAAAGCAGTGAAAAAGTTTTATCGGGGCCAGCCGTTGGCACTGGGG ATCACGCAGATCCTCATTGGAATGATGCAAATTGCTTTTGGCATTCCGATAAGCATAGCAGCTGTTTACAGAATCGATTACTTTGCTGTGATGGTACCATATTGGACTGGGATTTTG TACATCATTTCAGGATCTCTATCTGTGGCAGCTGCAAGGAACCCCAAGATGCCAATA GTGAAAGGCATGCTTGGAATGAATGTGGTGAGCACCGTGGCAGCCGGCATTGGGATCATTTTCCTCTCTTTTGCAGTGGATCATTTCTATTACAATGTACAATGGGAG GATATAACGCTTGGAACCATGGCTATTTTCCTGGTTTTCAACATCCTGGAGTTCTGCATCACTATTTCCACTGCTGCGTTTGGGTGCAAGACTGTTTGCCCGGACACCTACACCGAAACG GTTGTGGTGGTTTACCAGAACGTAACTCCGGGCAATGCTGTTAGCCTCCCTGCTGCTGTCAAGGATCCTGAATACCCCTGA
- the LOC133370541 gene encoding membrane-spanning 4-domains subfamily A member 8-like isoform X3, translating into MRNGTPPHQPLWYIISGSLSVAAARNPKMPIVKGMLGMNVVSTVAAGIGIIFLSFAVDHFYYNVQWEDITLGTMAIFLVFNILEFCITISTAAFGCKTVCPDTYTETVVVVYQNVTPGNAVSLPAAVKDPEYP; encoded by the exons ATGCGCAATGGCACTCCTCCCCACCAGCCACTATGG TACATCATTTCAGGATCTCTATCTGTGGCAGCTGCAAGGAACCCCAAGATGCCAATA GTGAAAGGCATGCTTGGAATGAATGTGGTGAGCACCGTGGCAGCCGGCATTGGGATCATTTTCCTCTCTTTTGCAGTGGATCATTTCTATTACAATGTACAATGGGAG GATATAACGCTTGGAACCATGGCTATTTTCCTGGTTTTCAACATCCTGGAGTTCTGCATCACTATTTCCACTGCTGCGTTTGGGTGCAAGACTGTTTGCCCGGACACCTACACCGAAACG GTTGTGGTGGTTTACCAGAACGTAACTCCGGGCAATGCTGTTAGCCTCCCTGCTGCTGTCAAGGATCCTGAATACCCCTGA
- the LOC133370541 gene encoding membrane-spanning 4-domains subfamily A member 15-like isoform X2, protein MMDSSPIVPPPSQSFSRSELDASSVPKAVKKFYRGQPLALGITQILIGMMQIAFGIPISIAAVYRIDYFAVMVPYWTGILYIISGSLSVAAARNPKMPIVKGMLGMNVVSTVAAGIGIIFLSFAVDHFYYNVQWEVVVVYQNVTPGNAVSLPAAVKDPEYP, encoded by the exons ATGATGGATTCAAGTCCCATCGTGCCCCCACCATCCCAGTCCTTCTCGAGGTCTGAGTTGGATGCTTCTTCTGTGCCAAAAGCAGTGAAAAAGTTTTATCGGGGCCAGCCGTTGGCACTGGGG ATCACGCAGATCCTCATTGGAATGATGCAAATTGCTTTTGGCATTCCGATAAGCATAGCAGCTGTTTACAGAATCGATTACTTTGCTGTGATGGTACCATATTGGACTGGGATTTTG TACATCATTTCAGGATCTCTATCTGTGGCAGCTGCAAGGAACCCCAAGATGCCAATA GTGAAAGGCATGCTTGGAATGAATGTGGTGAGCACCGTGGCAGCCGGCATTGGGATCATTTTCCTCTCTTTTGCAGTGGATCATTTCTATTACAATGTACAATGGGAG GTTGTGGTGGTTTACCAGAACGTAACTCCGGGCAATGCTGTTAGCCTCCCTGCTGCTGTCAAGGATCCTGAATACCCCTGA